The following proteins come from a genomic window of Aspergillus oryzae RIB40 DNA, chromosome 4:
- a CDS encoding uncharacterized protein (predicted protein): MAARWETRLGLSVRKGMMSCRNFSGINLTTVLCQMVDGGWYFCPTEESNDLASCVYCKLSLDGWEPKDDPFDEHYRRSADCSFFVFAQPPGKKGKGSRTKKARTSKASRLSTQSTASEAISELEDPMDQSTVSQPATKAKGTKKSSKSKSKNAKSKKEEAAEPDSQMDIDTADYSQPEPAKAKRTTRGTKRTSDQVDREQVNVVDIENFEEAEPPTKKRATKVRNSTQHDSNQNDEVTVDAQLEESIPEDEAKKGRGTTKKKASSKSRKASSGSSTSKTASKSRVPNDNELDAAPVADLEQPEPEEQSLEAVQKPSKKSKSKKKQKTTPEPQEVTNHADEEEPGTGEALQPEQPEQPEQTEEPEEPEKPEESSPSPAAPEDKPSHVKSKRKSRGSNIPEPEPEIVTEKPPKTRKRSGADATLKGETDSRVHESFVSVEIPARVPTPVKQPKAEPTNRSEPNDKDLKKKTKQRSSTEKAKKSKKTSKAEALEREKTSAQQEFEPKQSPQVSSTGHDLPEQSEPQDPQEQEAEQPSTRRRSSRVPPKTAERYSDIPEEKQFARTLAGSSRSSDNHRMSDSADQGNMSPLPTSKSTPSLSPQSSDVENQPPSLKPSATRPPVGSPSKQQTVRIPLAPNTPSPTKRNTNAGGLRTTHPWNPIDIDEILLAGNSDKENVDLSSALYSVKGDLTSPEKKMSVEEWIKWHAKNGEEKLRQECERLVGQFEREGARAMRVLEGIECID, translated from the exons ATGGCCGCACGATGGGAAACGCGGTTGGGTCTGTCAGTCAGAAAAGGTATGATGTCTTGCCGTAATTTCTCCGGAATCAATTTGACGACGGTTCTGTGCCAGATGGTCGACGGGGGTTGGTATTTTTGTCCCACCGAAGAGAGCAATGACCTAGCAAGCTGTGTATACTGCAAATTGTCCCTTGATGGTTGGGAACCCAAGGACGATCCCTT TGATGAACATTACCGCCGTTCCGCGGACTGTTCATTTTTCGTCTTTGCCCAACCCCCTGgtaagaaaggcaaaggctcACGCACGAAAAAAGCACGTACATCCAAGGCGTCTCGTCTTTCGACCCAATCAACTGCTTCAGAAGCTATCTCGGAACTTGAAGATCCCATGGATCAGAGCACTGTCTCCCAGCCAGCTACTAAGGCAAAGGGAACCAAAAAGTCATCCAAGTcaaaatcaaagaatgcGAAGTCtaaaaaggaagaggcgGCGGAGCCCGACAGCCAGATGGATATCGATACTGCCGACTATAGCCAGCCTGAGCCCGCCAAAGCAAAACGAACCACGCGTGGAACGAAAAGGACAAGCGACCAAGTAGATAGGGAACAAGTCAATGTGGTCGACATCGAAAACTTTGAGGAAGCCGAACCACCCACTAAAAAGCGGGCCACAAAGGTGCGAAACAGCACTCAACATGACAGCAATCAAAACGATGAAGTCACCGTGGACGCACAGCTGGAAGAGAGTATCCCAGAGGACGAGGCCAAGAAAGGTCGAGGAAccacgaaaaagaaagcatccTCAAAGAGCCGAAAGGCCTCTAGCGGTTCGTCTACGTCTAAAACCGCTTCAAAATCTCGCGTGCCTAATGACAACGAGCTTGATGCAGCTCCTGTGGCCGACTTGGAGCAGCCTGAACCTGAAGAGCAAAGTCTGGAGGCCGTGCAGAAGCCATCAAAGAAGTCgaaatccaagaagaagcagaagaccaCCCCAGAGCCGCAGGAGGTGACCAATCAtgccgacgaggaagagcccGGGACAGGCGAAGCGCTGCAGCCTGAACAGCCTGAACAGCCCGAACAGACTGAAGAGCCCGAAGAGCCTGAAAAGCCCGAAGAGTCTAGCCCTAGCCCGGCAGCCCCAGAGGATAAGCCGAGCCATGTGAAATCAAAGCGCAAGTCAAGAGGCTCTAACATTCCCGAGCCAGAGCCGGAGATTGTCACAGAGAAACCACCGAAGACACGGAAGCGGTCGGGAGCAGACGCAACGTTAAAGGGTGAGACAGACTCTAGGGTTCACGAGTCGTTCGTTTCAGTAGAGATCCCAGCTAGAGTTCCTACTCCGGTAAAGCAGCCAAAAGCTGAACCTACAAATAGAAGTGAGCCTAACGACAAGGatctcaagaagaagactaagCAGAGATCTTCCACGGAGAAGGCTaagaaatcaaagaaaacaagcaaagcaGAGGCTCTTGAGCGCGAAAAAACCTCTGCTCAACAGGAGTTCGAGCCCAAACAGAGCCCCCAGGTCTCTTCAACTGGTCATGACCTTCCAGAGCAGAGCGAACCACAAGACCCGCAAGAACAAGAGGCCGAGCAGCCTTCCACACGGCGTAGATCATCTAGAGTGCCTCCAAAGACGGCAGAGAGATATAGCGACATCCCCGAGGAAAAACAGTTTGCTAGGACACTTGCGGGATCGTCGCGGAGTTCAGATAACCATAGAATGTCAGACTCCGCTGACCAAGGCAATATGTCGCCTCTTCCCACCTCGAAGAGCACACCGTCCCTATCGCCGCAGTCCTCCGATGTTGAGAACCAGCCTCCATCTCTGAAGCCTTCGGCAACGCGGCCTCCTGTAGGATCGCCGTCCAAACAACAGACCGTACGAATTCCCCTAGCGCCCAACACCCCTTCGCCAACGAAGCGTAACACCAATGCCGGGGGCCTCCGCACTACCCACCCGTGGAACCctattgatattgatgagatCCTCCTTGCTGGAAACAGTGACAAAGAGAACGTCGATTTGAGTTCAGCGCTGTATAGCGTGAAGGGTGATTTGACAAGCCCAGAGAAAAAGATGTCCGTTGAAGAATGGATTAAATGGCACGCCAAGAAcggggaggagaagttgaggCAAGAATGCGAGAGGCTAGTCGGGCAATTCGAGAGGGAGGGTGCCCGTGCAATGCGAGTACTGGAGGGAATTGAATGCATTGATTGA
- a CDS encoding U4/U6-U5 snRNP complex subunit SNU23 (predicted protein): MSKPTAATSDTAFRKTWDREEYAKKAADEESKRKEESKARYEAKLLGKKWHAPVDYSSLEATTSRKQRLDVASMVGKTTIVSAGSAVGKRGRGAGFYCGDCDLTFKDNLQLVEHLNIYPRRSGFFLNMLWAFDWILN; this comes from the exons atgtccaAACCAACCGCTGCAACATCCGACACGGCCTTCCGCAAAACCTGGGACCGCGAAGAATACGCCAAAAAAGCCGCGgacgaagaaagcaaacgcaaagaagaatccaaagCACGCTATGAAGCCAAACTCCTCGGCAAAAAATGGCACGCGCCGGTCGACTACAGCTCTTTGGAGGCCACGACGTCCCGAAAACAGCGACTAGATGTGGCGTCGATGGTGGGCAAGACGACGATTGTGTCGGCTGGGTCGGCGGTGGGCAAGAGAGGCCGGGGAGCTGGTTTCTACTGTGGGGACTGTGATCTTACTTTCAAGGATAATTTGCAGCTGGTGGAGCATTTGAATA TATACCCTCGGCGTTCTGGTTTCTTTCTGAACATGTTATGGGCCTTCGATTGGATCTtaaattaa